In one window of Rhodopseudomonas palustris HaA2 DNA:
- a CDS encoding mucin-associated surface protein (MASP) has protein sequence MGILNTLFGGATATSAQIAEAITKAEAELATVRSKIKAAMAGLATFTDEQHIAAEAKQAELKRAEARLVARITDLSADLATVKAAEAAAERAAEEAAFDARFKAARAAVNTDALKHLREYQKAATAVAAALAALESISSEVEDVNAELRKRGRHDETLPSYSKLHRKAPDRPESVRKERCKVWVLTDPYNGAETIRKATIGPDGEVVPIGQPDPFDRQGWRQGTYHLEEREIVVEKVSFRPGTYLPSLSEIVLPPALLGQDFIWPRPKKA, from the coding sequence ATGGGCATCCTCAATACCCTGTTCGGCGGCGCAACCGCTACCAGTGCGCAAATCGCAGAAGCCATCACCAAGGCCGAAGCCGAACTCGCCACCGTGCGAAGCAAGATCAAGGCCGCGATGGCCGGCTTGGCGACGTTCACTGACGAACAGCATATCGCCGCCGAAGCCAAGCAAGCGGAACTGAAGCGGGCGGAAGCTCGCCTGGTCGCGCGTATCACCGACCTGAGCGCCGACCTCGCGACCGTGAAGGCCGCAGAGGCAGCGGCTGAACGCGCCGCAGAGGAAGCGGCGTTCGATGCGCGCTTCAAAGCGGCGCGCGCCGCTGTGAACACGGATGCACTTAAGCACCTTCGCGAATATCAGAAGGCAGCCACCGCGGTGGCGGCGGCGCTCGCCGCGCTCGAGTCGATCTCTTCCGAAGTGGAGGACGTGAACGCAGAATTGCGCAAGCGCGGCCGTCATGACGAGACGCTTCCTTCCTACAGTAAGCTGCATCGAAAAGCGCCGGACCGGCCGGAATCGGTCCGCAAGGAACGTTGCAAGGTGTGGGTGCTGACCGACCCCTACAACGGCGCGGAGACGATCCGCAAGGCCACCATCGGGCCTGACGGCGAAGTTGTACCCATCGGGCAGCCGGACCCGTTCGATCGGCAGGGCTGGCGGCAAGGGACTTACCATCTGGAAGAACGTGAGATCGTCGTGGAAAAGGTTTCGTTCCGTCCCGGCACGTATCTCCCGTCCCTCTCGGAAATCGTCTTGCCGCCTGCGCTGCTCGGGCAGGATTTCATTTGGCCCCGGCCGAAGAAGGCGTAA